In Bacteroidia bacterium, a genomic segment contains:
- a CDS encoding alanine dehydrogenase, translating to MGKISFAIDSGLFSGIYPGSWAVPQEMPARADKSRRNLKIGIPKEGFFQENRVALTPSSAAVLVANGHEVYIEHKAGEGARFTDKDYSEVGVIICYKREDVFKQADFILKISPLSGEELALLRENQTLISAVNLGSLTPDYLNQLIRKNITAIGFEFYRGGDNSLPLVQMMSEIAGVSSIHIASELLTGNNDGQGILLGGITGIPPAEVTIIGAGNVGFNAAQTAMGMGARVRIIDEEIYKLRRIEKELGINVYTSVAQGNYIYDAVVAADVVIGAAYREGQRTPMVVTEDMVRQMRAGSVIIDVAIDQGGCIETSRLTTHDQPTFIKHDVIHYCVPNIASRVARTASIAISNILGPLLVSIGDSGGIDNLVRYNEGLKQGIYIYRRHLTKKNIARIFGMSMNYRDIDLLIVSM from the coding sequence ATGGGGAAAATCTCTTTTGCAATAGACAGTGGTTTGTTTTCGGGAATTTATCCCGGTTCATGGGCCGTGCCGCAGGAAATGCCTGCAAGGGCCGACAAATCGCGAAGAAATCTTAAAATCGGTATTCCCAAAGAGGGATTTTTTCAGGAAAACAGGGTAGCACTTACGCCTTCCTCTGCTGCTGTTCTCGTCGCCAATGGCCATGAAGTATATATTGAACACAAGGCCGGTGAGGGAGCCAGATTTACAGACAAAGACTATTCTGAAGTGGGTGTTATCATCTGCTATAAACGGGAAGACGTTTTCAAACAGGCAGACTTTATCTTGAAAATATCTCCGCTTTCCGGAGAAGAGCTGGCATTGCTGCGGGAAAACCAGACTTTAATTTCTGCCGTTAACCTGGGAAGTCTTACCCCCGACTATCTGAATCAACTTATTCGCAAAAATATTACCGCTATCGGATTTGAATTTTACCGGGGGGGAGACAACTCTCTGCCGCTGGTTCAAATGATGAGCGAAATCGCCGGTGTGTCCTCCATTCATATTGCCTCCGAATTGCTCACGGGCAACAACGACGGACAGGGTATTCTGTTGGGAGGAATTACCGGTATCCCCCCTGCAGAAGTAACGATCATCGGAGCGGGAAATGTAGGCTTTAATGCGGCTCAAACCGCAATGGGAATGGGCGCCAGAGTAAGGATCATAGATGAAGAAATTTACAAACTCCGGCGGATAGAAAAAGAATTGGGGATCAATGTATATACCTCGGTAGCGCAGGGAAACTATATCTACGATGCAGTAGTAGCCGCAGATGTCGTGATCGGCGCAGCTTACAGAGAAGGCCAACGCACACCGATGGTTGTTACCGAAGATATGGTAAGACAAATGCGGGCTGGCTCTGTTATAATTGATGTCGCCATTGACCAGGGCGGCTGTATTGAAACCAGCCGGCTTACGACCCACGACCAACCTACTTTTATTAAACACGACGTCATTCACTACTGTGTACCCAATATCGCATCAAGGGTAGCAAGAACGGCCTCTATCGCAATCAGCAATATCCTTGGCCCACTCCTGGTAAGCATTGGCGACAGTGGAGGAATAGACAACCTCGTCAGATATAACGAAGGCCTGAAACAGGGCATTTACATATACCGGCGTCATCTTACCAAAAAGAATATCGCCAGAATCTTTGGAATGAGTATGAACTACCGGGATATAGACCTGCTCATTGTCTCGATGTGA
- a CDS encoding MaoC family dehydratase, producing the protein MKTGDTYEVEFSFSQEDVVAFAAVSGDYNPIHLDAEYAAQTPFKRPIIHGFLGGSVISRVMGTEFPGEGTIYLSQTMTFRRPMFAGETYKAVFTVMEVDERRHRAKIETTIISVEDKKPTLTGEAFVMNSLKI; encoded by the coding sequence ATGAAAACAGGAGATACCTACGAAGTCGAATTTTCCTTTTCCCAGGAAGATGTAGTTGCCTTTGCGGCTGTTTCGGGAGATTACAACCCTATTCATCTGGATGCAGAATACGCAGCCCAGACACCTTTTAAGAGGCCGATTATCCACGGATTTTTAGGCGGGAGTGTGATTTCAAGAGTGATGGGCACCGAGTTTCCGGGAGAGGGCACCATTTACCTTAGCCAAACCATGACATTTCGCAGGCCGATGTTTGCCGGAGAGACCTATAAGGCAGTTTTTACAGTTATGGAAGTCGATGAGAGGCGTCATCGGGCGAAAATCGAGACTACTATTATCTCTGTAGAAGACAAAAAGCCTACCCTGACAGGGGAGGCTTTTGTGATGAATTCGTTAAAAATCTAA
- a CDS encoding emopamil-binding family protein, translating into MLPKPLSERKYDWFFVIAFSLFIVTSIVTDSVNGLNGQLDPNSGYAVERFIYHNYAKYADPLLIANPPQVRVSAWISAFIWLPLYVYFVLGFVRGWENIRVPGLIYGGALTHGMITYMAEGMFGQVAREGWQQLPECVEPDLVRYFFTNIAYLIVPALMMVRMWKPKPFS; encoded by the coding sequence ATGCTACCCAAACCCCTGAGTGAACGAAAATACGATTGGTTTTTTGTCATTGCATTTAGCCTGTTTATCGTTACGTCGATTGTCACAGATTCTGTAAACGGATTAAACGGCCAATTGGATCCCAATAGTGGATATGCCGTTGAGCGGTTTATTTACCACAATTACGCTAAGTACGCTGACCCGCTGCTGATTGCAAATCCCCCACAAGTGCGTGTTTCTGCGTGGATTTCAGCGTTTATCTGGTTGCCCTTGTATGTATATTTTGTATTGGGCTTTGTCAGGGGTTGGGAAAATATCCGGGTTCCCGGGCTTATTTATGGTGGCGCGCTGACCCACGGTATGATCACTTACATGGCTGAGGGAATGTTTGGACAGGTGGCCCGTGAAGGCTGGCAACAATTGCCGGAATGTGTGGAGCCTGACCTTGTGCGGTATTTTTTTACCAATATTGCCTATTTAATTGTTCCGGCACTGATGATGGTTCGGATGTGGAAACCCAAACCATTTTCCTGA
- a CDS encoding class I SAM-dependent methyltransferase: MVEHVLRKIKKRLFPGPVDISDEYINRLFCANAGMLLRGNLYAFDYAIKNLPSDAPVVEIGSYCGLSTNVLTYYLEKYNKPNALFTCDTWEYMGEKDHLNPGAPYLQMVGEHPSLTREDYMQFVKNSFKQNILMFSSRRLPFSYECTSSSFFSAWEHKAKSADLFGRMEQMGGPISFCFVDGDHRYEYARNDWENLDKYLESGGFVLLDDSGDHISGSRNQLARELKNHSGYEYVLKNPNYLFRKK; the protein is encoded by the coding sequence ATGGTTGAACACGTACTCAGAAAAATTAAAAAACGGCTGTTTCCCGGCCCTGTGGATATATCCGATGAGTATATCAACCGATTGTTTTGCGCCAATGCAGGCATGCTTCTCAGGGGCAATCTCTATGCATTCGACTATGCAATCAAAAATTTGCCATCTGATGCTCCGGTCGTAGAAATCGGCTCCTACTGCGGGTTGTCAACCAATGTGCTTACTTATTACCTAGAAAAATACAACAAACCTAATGCACTGTTTACCTGCGATACCTGGGAATATATGGGTGAAAAAGATCATCTTAATCCCGGAGCGCCTTATTTACAAATGGTGGGTGAACATCCTTCGCTTACACGAGAAGACTATATGCAGTTTGTAAAAAACAGCTTCAAACAAAATATACTTATGTTTAGCAGCAGGCGATTGCCTTTTAGTTATGAATGCACTTCAAGTTCTTTTTTTTCTGCGTGGGAACATAAAGCCAAAAGTGCAGATCTTTTCGGGAGAATGGAACAAATGGGCGGGCCTATAAGTTTTTGTTTTGTCGATGGCGATCACCGCTATGAATATGCCCGGAATGACTGGGAAAATCTGGATAAATATCTCGAATCCGGAGGATTTGTCCTGTTAGATGATTCGGGCGATCATATCAGTGGAAGCAGGAACCAACTGGCACGGGAACTAAAAAATCACTCTGGTTATGAATATGTTCTAAAAAATCCAAACTATCTGTTCAGAAAAAAATAG